GGTTGCGCAGGATCCGCGCCAACAGTTGGATGTCGCTGCGCACCAGCACCGAGCAAGGTATGAATCGCAACTCCAGACCCTCGCTGCGAGCCACTTGGCGATATTCGGCTGCCAGGTTGTCGAGCAATTCGCACAACGCGAACGGCGCTACATCGGCCTTGATCACACCGGCATCGAGCTTGGAAATATCCACCAGCGTGCCCAACAGATTTTCCACGTCCTGCAGGGAATTGCTGACGTTGCGCACCAGTTGCGCGTTCGCCACCGGCTCGCGGCGTTCGAGCAAGGCGCTGGTGAACAGCCGCGCCGCGTTCAATGGTTGCAACAGGTCATGGCTCACCGCCGCGAGGAATTTGGTTTTCGACAGGTTGGCCCGCTCGGCTTCACGCTTGGCTTCGCGCAGGCGCAGTTCCACCCGGCTGCGCTCGTCGATTTCGCGCAACAACTGGTCGTTGAGGGTGGTCAGTTCTGCGGTGCGCTCCTGCACCCGCTGTTCCAGGTTCTGATAAGCCTGGTGCAACGCCTCGGCGGTGCGACGGCGCTCGGTGATGTCGCGGATCAGCACAAAGATGCCCACCACCTCTCCGTTGGCCAGCACGTTGGGCACATAGGAGCGCAGCATGTAGCGCTCCTGGTTGTTGATGTTGGTCTCGGCGAATTCGAACGTCACGCTCTCGCCAGCCAACGCCCGGGCCACGTAGGCTTCCAGGCGCTGGTAATGCTGTTCGCTGTGGGCTTCGCGCAGGCTCTGGCCGAGCATCACGCCGCGGGGCCAGCAATACCATTGCTCGTAGACCTTGTTGGTGAACTCATAGACCAGGTCGGCATTGAGGTAGGCGATCAACGCCGGCACGTGGTCGGTGATCAGGCGGATCCAGCGCTCGCTTTCGCTCAATGCCTCGGCGTGCTGGTAGCGCTCGGTGATGTCGGTGAAGGTGTTGACGTAGCCACCGGTGGGCAGCGGATGGGTGCGGATCTCCAGGACCCGGCCATCAGAGAGGCGCTGCTCGCATTCCTGGATCAGCCGGCCGTTGCCATCGCGACTGGCCGGTGTGAGCAGTTGCAATTCACTGTCACCAATCACCTCGTTGAACGGCCGATGGGCGGCCACCGGCGCCAGGCCGCTGAGCTCCAGGAAACGCCGGTTCCACAGTTCCAGCACGCCTTGGGCGTTGACCATCGCCACGCCCTGGGACAGGTTGTCCACGGCGCGTTGCAACAGATGGGATTTCTGCGCGACGGCCTGTTCGCGGCGCACGGTTTCGCTGAGTTTGACGTCGGTGATGTCGGTGAACAGGATCACACGCCCGCCTTCCTGGGTCGGCCGTTCGCTGACCTGCAGCCAGCGCCCGTTCTGCAAGCGATACAGCACCGGCTCGTCTGGCTGGCCGCGGGTTTCTTCGCTGAACAAACCATTGGCGGTCATCAACCGCTTGACCTCGCCAAGGCGCATCCCCGCAATGATCCGCACGCGGCTGTGGGCCCAGAACGCCTTGAAACGGCTGTTGAACAGAACGATGCGTTGCTGCTCGTCGAACAGCACGAATGCATCGGAAATGCTTTCGATCGCATCGATCAGGTGCCGATGGGCCGTTTCCGCCCGCAACCGTGCTTCGCCGAGCAAATGATTGCCGGCCTTGAGCTCGGCCATGGCCTGGTTCAACGCATCGGTACGTTCACGCACCTGCTCGGCCAGCACCACCGAATGCTGGAACGCGGCATACGGGTCGCTGCCGCGGGTCACGCCGGATTCCACCCGTTCGATCAGCGCGTCGTTGATGCGCCGCAGCTTGTGGTTTTCATGCTGCAGGGCGGCGAGCTGCGCCTGCAGCTCAGCGATGGCCGGGGACGCGATGGCGGGCAATGGCAACTCCGGTGAACGTCTGGTTGATGTGCATGCCATTGAACTGTTCTCCATAGGTGTTGAACCCCATCACCCGATGTTCACGCAAAAATTGGCCGATCTGCTCCAGGCCGTCGCGCCCTTCCAACTCCAGGCGCCGCAGGAAACAGTCGCAGCCGATGGTCAGCAACAGATCGCCGAGGCGCGCCTGCAAGCCGTCGAACAGGTCTTGCAGGTTGTGCAGCAACGGCCCCGGATCCATGGCGGTCAGGACGATGCCGTTCTCCACCGCACAATAAAAACTCAGGCTCAGGTCCGGATGGACCTGCTGGATCGCTCGGACGTAGTACTGGTCGTTGATCCGCACCGCCAAGGGGTGCGCGGCGAATACCCGATAGTCCAGGGCACTCACCGGGACGCCGATGTGCCGCGCGTATTCCTCCGCGGCAGGCTCGGCGTTGAGTTCGTAGACCCGCCGCGAGGCGCTGTCGGCGCCGGTCACCACCAGTTTCTCTTGCCGGGGCAGGATGTGGTGGGTGGTGAACACCTCGAATTCCAGCCAGGTATTGATCAGCACTACCACCGCTGCGCCGCTGTGGAACTGGCCTTCAAAGTAAACGTGGGTGTGGGTCAGGTAGTTGTCATCGCCGGCCGAACCGCCGAAATGCGGGATGTCCCCCAGGGCGGCGCTCAAGGCTGCCAGCACCATTTCCTCACGGCTGGACAGGCCGTCCAGCAGGGTCAAGGCGAAACTGTGACCCTTGATTGGCGCCAAGGCGTTGCTGCGACAACCGCTCGCCAGCCGCTCGACCATCTGCTGGGCGTCGATCAGGCTGAAGTGCTCCATCTCGCCGATCAGTTCGGCGGCGATGGAGAAATGCCGGTGGTCGAAACCCACCGCCGTCACGCAATTGCGGCCGTAGCCTTGCGGGGTGATTTCCCCGGCGCTGGTGCAGCCCACCAGGCGAATCCCGCCAAAGCTCCGGGACAACGCCTGGGCGAGGTCTGGCAAATGGTATTCAGCGGAACAGAAAAACAGCACGAACC
This genomic interval from Pseudomonas alvandae contains the following:
- the nahK gene encoding hybrid sensor histidine kinase/response regulator NahK/ErcS' — translated: MACTSTRRSPELPLPAIASPAIAELQAQLAALQHENHKLRRINDALIERVESGVTRGSDPYAAFQHSVVLAEQVRERTDALNQAMAELKAGNHLLGEARLRAETAHRHLIDAIESISDAFVLFDEQQRIVLFNSRFKAFWAHSRVRIIAGMRLGEVKRLMTANGLFSEETRGQPDEPVLYRLQNGRWLQVSERPTQEGGRVILFTDITDVKLSETVRREQAVAQKSHLLQRAVDNLSQGVAMVNAQGVLELWNRRFLELSGLAPVAAHRPFNEVIGDSELQLLTPASRDGNGRLIQECEQRLSDGRVLEIRTHPLPTGGYVNTFTDITERYQHAEALSESERWIRLITDHVPALIAYLNADLVYEFTNKVYEQWYCWPRGVMLGQSLREAHSEQHYQRLEAYVARALAGESVTFEFAETNINNQERYMLRSYVPNVLANGEVVGIFVLIRDITERRRTAEALHQAYQNLEQRVQERTAELTTLNDQLLREIDERSRVELRLREAKREAERANLSKTKFLAAVSHDLLQPLNAARLFTSALLERREPVANAQLVRNVSNSLQDVENLLGTLVDISKLDAGVIKADVAPFALCELLDNLAAEYRQVARSEGLELRFIPCSVLVRSDIQLLARILRNLLSNALRYTPNGRVLLGCRRHGNRVSIEVWDAGIGIAQDRLEEIFQEFKRGDVQRPDQDRGLGLGLAIVEKIAGILGHRIQVRSWPGKGSVFAIEVPLSATAPKPLPCLDMSEPMLERLRGARIWVLDNDAAICAGMRTLLEGWGCRVVTALSEQDLARQVDDYRADADLLIADYHLDHDQNGVDAVARINACRTSPIPAMMITANYSNELKQQIRELGHTLMHKPVRPMKLKIAMSHLLGQTTSR
- the nosP gene encoding nitric oxide-sensing protein NosP, which encodes MQQAQSEGVVSAMSQATDVEQVAQELARQLLHPYLGFVLFFCSAEYHLPDLAQALSRSFGGIRLVGCTSAGEITPQGYGRNCVTAVGFDHRHFSIAAELIGEMEHFSLIDAQQMVERLASGCRSNALAPIKGHSFALTLLDGLSSREEMVLAALSAALGDIPHFGGSAGDDNYLTHTHVYFEGQFHSGAAVVVLINTWLEFEVFTTHHILPRQEKLVVTGADSASRRVYELNAEPAAEEYARHIGVPVSALDYRVFAAHPLAVRINDQYYVRAIQQVHPDLSLSFYCAVENGIVLTAMDPGPLLHNLQDLFDGLQARLGDLLLTIGCDCFLRRLELEGRDGLEQIGQFLREHRVMGFNTYGEQFNGMHINQTFTGVAIARHRVPGHR